A part of Candida albicans SC5314 chromosome 2, complete sequence genomic DNA contains:
- the OPI1 gene encoding transcriptional regulator (Leucine zipper transcription factor; repressor of INO1 involved in inositol biosynthesis; functional homolog of S. cerevisiae Opi1; has putative Opi1-Sin3 interaction domain; interacts with ScSin3, but not CaSin3) has translation MTAPSISNQQLPPPPYSKTDNLPTSNYQSSLNGSVQGQDQQVQAQVQGQAPELVSAAETLTSLTRNGTPPSDADTVAMDDAQSPVILPPIHPQHQRHPIVSTVSMVARHPIVMNAVKYYETSKRNYPSFNYAAGIVESAAIPVVNNIEAKLNTRHQTRQASAVSSTDITPTNSNFGDYKIQHDGKNSLQKKRRFSASSQTTNISSYSSIDTKKRLQFCINILKLANTNISSKVEFLQEKIDETEIAVKEEREKLIAQKSHDSNSTNTTEQATQKTKTEIVGTVKKIIHLISNFRPSSLGDTSVTNGLSPVSSNGSQSNQDFELKNAIRDIIMSLPQSLQQQQQQQSGPPSNSQDDVIFKFAKESLVMISKLTQIFTEKLDQVEHWVNGDEEQEQKLQSQSQSPEGLEKQQEDEREEENLAAETKRMKLDGSV, from the coding sequence ATGACAGCAccttcaatatcaaatcaacAGCTTCCACCACCTCCATATTCCAAAACAGATAACCTCCCCACTTCTAATTATCAACTGAGTTTAAATGGTTCAGTGCAGGGTCAAGATCAACAAGTACAAGCACAAGTACAAGGACAGGCACCGGAGTTGGTTTCTGCAGCAGAGACTTTAACCCTGTTGACAAGGAATGGCACACCTCCATCTGATGCTGATACAGTGGCCATGGATGATGCACAATCACCAGTAATATTACCCCCAATACACCCACAACACCAAAGACATCCAATTGTATCTACTGTTTCTATGGTTGCTAGACACCCAATAGTGATGAATGCAGTTAAATACTATGAAACGTcgaaaagaaattatccATCCTTCAATTATGCTGCTGGTATAGTTGAATCTGCAGCCATACCCGTTgtcaataatattgaagCCAAATTAAACACAAGACATCAAACAAGACAAGCCTCAGCTGTATCTTCAACTGATATCACCccaacaaattcaaattttggTGATTACAAAATTCAACACGATGGAAAGAATCTGttacaaaagaaaagaagattcAGTGCATCGAGTCAAACAACCAATATTTCTtcatattcttcaattgatacCAAGAAAAGATTACAATTTTGtattaatattttgaaattagcTAATACTAATATCAGTTCTAAAGTTGAATTTCTTCAAGAGAAAATCGATGAAACTGAAATTGCCGTTAAAGAGGAACGAGAGAAATTAATTGCTCAAAAATCACATGACTCGAATTCAACTAATACTACTGAACAAGCAACACAAAAGACTAAAACAGAAATCGTTGGAACAGTTAAGAAAATCATACATTTAATATCCAATTTCCGTCCTTCATCTTTGGGTGATACTTCAGTGACTAATGGTTTGAGTCCCGTTTCATCTAATGGATCTCAATCTAATcaagattttgaattaaagAATGCCATAAGAGATATTATTATGAGTTTACCACAAtcattacaacaacaacaacaacaacaactgggCCCACCATCAAATTCACAAGATGATGTGATATTCAAATTTGCAAAAGAATCACTTGTGATGATTAGTAAATTAACACAAATATTCactgaaaaattggatCAAGTAGAGCATTGGGTAAATGGAGatgaagaacaagaacaaaaattaCAACTGCAACTGCAACTGCCAGAAGGACTAGAAAAGCAACAAGAAGATgaaagagaagaagaaaacttAGCAGCTGAAACTAAACGAATGAAACTAGATGGTAGTGTGTAG